A region of Maribacter algicola DNA encodes the following proteins:
- a CDS encoding IlvD/Edd family dehydratase encodes MGKDKKLRSSEWFGDDGKMGFVHRSWLRNQGYPDDYFEGRPIIGICNTWSELTPCNGHLRDFAEVVKKGILEAGGVPMEFPVMSLGETIMKPTTMLFRNLASMDTEESIRANPLDGIVLLTGCDKTTPSTIMGACSVDLPTLVVPGGPMLSGRFRGEKVGSGSMNWMIKERQENQGYSAADIREAEVCVARSIGHCNTMGTASTMATMTEALGLTLPGYSSIPAADSRKKMYAQLSGRRIVEMVKEDLTLSKVLTRNAFENAIIVNAAVGGSTNLIIHLTAIARRIGVDLKLEDFDTIGSKIPLLVNMKPSGKYLMEDFYYAGGLPVVMKELMPLLHQETITVNGKALTANYTDAVCYDSDVIAKLEKPFQDKSGIAVLKGNLCENGAVIKPSAASPKLMKHRGKAVVFETMEDYHERIDDPNLDIDENSVIVLKGVGPKGYPGMPEVGNVDLPKKLLAKGITDMVRISDGRMSGTAAGTVVLHVSPESTVGGTLAVVQNGDWIALDVEKRTLHLDIDDDELAKRKKEWIPPKPVADRGYVKMYIDHVEQADLGADLDFLVGGSGSKVERDLH; translated from the coding sequence ATGGGTAAAGACAAAAAATTGCGAAGTTCCGAATGGTTCGGGGATGATGGTAAAATGGGATTTGTACACCGTTCTTGGTTACGCAACCAAGGCTATCCCGATGATTATTTTGAGGGTAGGCCCATCATCGGCATCTGTAATACCTGGTCAGAATTAACTCCTTGTAATGGACACCTTCGTGATTTTGCCGAGGTTGTAAAAAAGGGAATTTTGGAAGCTGGTGGCGTGCCCATGGAATTCCCCGTCATGTCCTTGGGCGAAACAATCATGAAGCCTACCACCATGCTTTTTCGAAATCTCGCTAGTATGGATACCGAGGAATCCATCCGGGCAAACCCTTTGGATGGTATTGTGCTCTTGACAGGTTGTGACAAAACCACGCCTTCCACCATCATGGGAGCCTGTAGTGTGGACCTTCCCACGCTTGTAGTGCCCGGCGGACCTATGTTAAGCGGACGCTTTCGTGGTGAAAAGGTAGGTTCCGGTTCCATGAACTGGATGATTAAGGAGCGGCAGGAAAATCAAGGATATTCCGCAGCGGATATACGGGAGGCCGAAGTCTGTGTGGCTCGAAGTATCGGCCACTGTAATACGATGGGAACAGCGTCTACCATGGCCACCATGACCGAAGCCTTGGGATTGACCTTACCGGGATATTCGTCCATTCCAGCAGCGGATTCCAGAAAGAAAATGTATGCACAACTTTCAGGGCGTAGGATCGTGGAGATGGTGAAAGAGGACTTGACCCTATCCAAAGTCTTGACGCGCAATGCCTTTGAAAACGCCATCATTGTAAACGCCGCCGTGGGTGGCTCCACGAACCTGATCATTCACCTCACCGCCATTGCCCGCAGGATCGGGGTCGATTTAAAATTGGAGGATTTTGACACCATAGGAAGTAAGATTCCATTATTAGTGAATATGAAGCCTTCGGGAAAATACCTGATGGAGGATTTCTACTATGCCGGAGGTCTTCCAGTGGTAATGAAGGAATTGATGCCACTTTTACACCAAGAAACCATAACCGTCAACGGAAAGGCCTTGACCGCCAATTATACCGATGCGGTCTGTTATGATTCCGATGTCATTGCGAAGCTTGAAAAGCCATTTCAGGACAAATCGGGTATCGCCGTACTTAAAGGTAATTTATGCGAAAACGGGGCGGTGATCAAACCTTCAGCGGCTTCGCCCAAACTCATGAAACATCGGGGTAAGGCCGTAGTCTTTGAAACGATGGAGGATTACCACGAACGGATAGACGACCCTAATTTGGATATCGACGAGAACAGTGTCATTGTTTTGAAGGGTGTAGGTCCCAAAGGTTATCCCGGAATGCCGGAAGTGGGGAATGTGGATTTACCCAAAAAATTGTTGGCCAAGGGCATTACGGATATGGTACGTATTTCCGATGGCCGTATGAGCGGTACCGCAGCGGGAACGGTCGTATTACATGTTTCTCCGGAATCTACGGTAGGCGGAACCTTGGCCGTGGTACAGAACGGGGATTGGATTGCCTTGGATGTGGAAAAAAGGACCTTACATTTGGATATTGACGATGACGAATTGGCAAAACGAAAGAAAGAATGGATCCCACCCAAACCTGTGGCCGATCGGGGCTATGTAAAAATGTATATTGACCACGTTGAGCAGGCCGATTTGGGTGCCGATTTGGACTTTTTGGTAGGTGGCTCAGGATCCAAGGTAGAACGGGATTTACACTGA
- a CDS encoding GntP family permease: MVLIYLLLAIVAIIFLTTRLKVHAFMALLIVSLAYGLFARMSYSDIIVSINEGFGGTLGKIGLIIVLGVIIGAFLENTGGAFAIAEKVLNFIGKKRIITAMGVLGYIVSIPVFADSGFLLLHPLSKSLSKKAKISIAGPAIALGLGLMASHTMVPPTPGPIAAAGILGADLGLVIAFGFPVSIIALIAGLVFASKYASKTYIEPELIGGADSERIYNEQPNALKSSIPIIIPILLIVLRSILNPERTGIDNGFVDFLNFVGEPVIALLIGVFLCLLLPKKLEYDMVSSSGWIGKAIMDAASIILITGAGGIFGKILQNSGIAETLGDLLSGYNLGIFLPFVIAAAIKSAQGSSTVALVTSASIIFPMMTSLGFETEIQKALVVIVIGAGSAVVSHANDSFFWVVTQMSGMNVKNGYRLFSLGSGILGFTGALAVFVLYTLFA; the protein is encoded by the coding sequence ATGGTACTGATTTACTTACTTCTGGCCATTGTGGCCATCATTTTCCTAACGACCCGATTGAAGGTCCATGCCTTTATGGCCCTGCTAATTGTATCCTTGGCATATGGACTTTTCGCTAGAATGTCCTACTCCGATATCATTGTATCCATTAATGAGGGTTTTGGGGGGACGCTGGGAAAAATCGGGTTGATTATCGTATTGGGGGTCATTATTGGGGCCTTTTTGGAAAATACCGGAGGCGCTTTTGCCATTGCAGAAAAGGTCTTGAACTTTATTGGCAAGAAACGCATCATTACCGCCATGGGGGTTTTGGGCTATATCGTTTCCATTCCCGTTTTTGCGGATAGTGGATTTTTATTGTTGCACCCCCTTTCCAAAAGTCTTTCCAAAAAAGCTAAAATATCCATTGCTGGTCCTGCCATTGCCTTGGGATTGGGATTGATGGCCTCACACACCATGGTGCCCCCAACCCCGGGACCCATAGCAGCGGCAGGTATTTTGGGGGCCGATTTGGGTTTGGTCATTGCCTTTGGCTTTCCGGTAAGTATTATTGCCTTGATTGCAGGGCTCGTTTTTGCGTCGAAGTATGCCTCCAAAACCTATATTGAACCCGAGTTGATCGGGGGTGCGGATTCTGAAAGGATATACAATGAACAGCCTAATGCCTTAAAATCTTCCATTCCCATCATTATACCCATTTTACTGATTGTTTTACGATCGATTTTGAACCCGGAACGAACAGGAATCGATAATGGTTTTGTCGACTTCCTAAATTTTGTCGGGGAGCCGGTCATTGCATTGCTCATAGGTGTTTTTCTTTGTTTGCTTTTGCCGAAAAAACTGGAGTATGATATGGTTTCTTCTTCAGGATGGATCGGCAAGGCCATCATGGATGCAGCATCGATAATCTTGATTACGGGTGCTGGTGGTATTTTTGGAAAAATCCTTCAAAACTCCGGTATTGCGGAAACCTTAGGAGATTTGCTCAGTGGATATAACTTGGGTATTTTTCTTCCTTTTGTTATTGCCGCTGCCATAAAATCGGCACAGGGTTCATCTACCGTGGCATTGGTAACATCGGCATCGATTATTTTTCCCATGATGACGTCCCTAGGTTTTGAAACGGAAATACAAAAAGCGTTGGTGGTGATTGTTATAGGCGCTGGATCGGCCGTGGTCTCCCATGCGAACGACAGTTTCTTCTGGGTCGTAACTCAAATGAGCGGTATGAACGTAAAGAACGGATATCGGTTGTTCAGTTTGGGAAGCGGAATACTCGGCTTTACCGGGGCGTTGGCCGTTTTTGTTTTATATACGCTATTTGCTTAA
- the arfB gene encoding alternative ribosome rescue aminoacyl-tRNA hydrolase ArfB, which produces MDKEVILRELQFKAIRSSGPGGQHANKVSSKVELTFDLATSEGLSVPEKERLLKRLDTKLNKDGNILLQCDESRSQHKNKDLVIQRFFGILEAALTVRKKRKASKPSKSAIEKRLKSKKIASLKKANRGKPEL; this is translated from the coding sequence TTGGACAAAGAGGTAATTTTAAGGGAGCTTCAATTTAAGGCCATTAGGAGTAGTGGCCCCGGTGGACAGCATGCCAACAAAGTTTCTTCCAAGGTGGAACTAACTTTTGATTTGGCTACATCCGAAGGACTTTCCGTTCCCGAAAAAGAACGGCTATTGAAAAGGTTGGACACCAAACTTAACAAGGATGGAAACATTCTCTTGCAATGTGATGAATCCAGAAGTCAACACAAGAACAAGGATTTGGTCATCCAACGATTTTTTGGAATCCTGGAAGCTGCCTTGACCGTACGAAAGAAAAGAAAGGCAAGTAAACCTTCCAAATCGGCCATTGAAAAACGATTAAAATCGAAGAAAATCGCCTCGCTTAAAAAAGCCAATCGGGGGAAACCGGAATTATAG
- a CDS encoding ABC transporter ATP-binding protein, which yields MLRIENVSFGYNADTVLENIDLRIQRREHVALIGESGCGKSTLLKIIYGLMDLEQGQIFWEDEPVLGPAYNLVPGVPFMKYLSQDFDLMPFTTVSENISQYLSVFYPKELKERTQELLEMIELTDFADTKVKNLSGGQQQRVALARVLAQKPEILLLDEPFSHIDNFLKNGLRRNIFKYLKENGITCIVATHDYQDVLPFTDRVIVLKDKNVLARGNPMEIYNNPQSLYIASLFGEANSISIDILKSYANTKRKIIVYAHEFRVSENSGIPVNVKKSYPMGAYYLAMGDTDEGETLFFHAPKELQSGKKIFLNVSLETINQRLQHTPSL from the coding sequence ATGCTACGAATAGAAAATGTTTCTTTTGGTTATAATGCCGATACCGTACTGGAAAACATAGACCTTAGAATCCAGCGCAGGGAACATGTGGCCCTCATTGGGGAGAGCGGCTGTGGAAAGAGTACGCTTTTGAAAATCATCTATGGCCTGATGGATTTGGAACAGGGTCAGATCTTTTGGGAAGACGAACCTGTTTTGGGACCGGCCTACAATTTGGTACCGGGCGTCCCGTTTATGAAATACTTGTCCCAGGATTTTGACCTGATGCCTTTTACAACCGTATCGGAAAACATCAGTCAATATCTTTCCGTTTTCTATCCGAAGGAATTAAAGGAGCGTACCCAAGAACTTTTGGAGATGATCGAGCTTACCGATTTTGCCGATACCAAAGTGAAAAACCTGAGCGGGGGGCAGCAGCAACGGGTCGCACTGGCACGCGTATTGGCCCAAAAACCGGAAATACTCCTTCTGGACGAACCCTTTAGCCATATTGACAATTTTCTAAAAAACGGCCTTCGAAGAAATATTTTTAAATATTTAAAGGAAAATGGCATCACCTGTATCGTTGCCACCCATGATTATCAAGACGTGCTGCCCTTTACGGATAGGGTCATTGTGCTTAAGGACAAAAACGTTTTGGCCCGGGGCAATCCTATGGAAATCTATAACAATCCCCAAAGTCTATATATTGCTTCGCTATTTGGGGAGGCCAATTCCATCTCTATAGACATTCTAAAATCCTATGCCAATACCAAACGGAAAATCATCGTATACGCCCATGAGTTCCGGGTTTCAGAAAACTCGGGGATTCCTGTGAACGTGAAAAAGAGTTATCCCATGGGGGCCTATTATTTAGCTATGGGTGATACGGATGAGGGCGAAACCTTGTTCTTCCATGCCCCAAAGGAATTACAATCTGGAAAGAAAATCTTTCTTAACGTCTCGCTAGAGACCATCAATCAACGGTTACAACATACTCCTTCCTTATAG
- a CDS encoding prolyl oligopeptidase family serine peptidase, whose product MQKTIFFCFTALALLACKTETKKEPIVVNYPETAKVDTIDTYFGTEVQDPFRWLEDDRSPETEAWVKKQNETTFGYLENIPYRNDLKKRLEKLWNYEKLSAPFKEGDYTYFYKNNGLQNQYVVYRKKGDAEAEVFLDPNTFSEDGTTSLAGLEFTKDGSLAAYLISEGGSDWRKAIVMNAETKEIVEDTLIDIKFSSISWKGNDGFYYSSYDKPKGSELSAKTDQHKVYYHKLGTPQSQDELIYGGIPTEKHRYVGASVTEDEKYLVISASISTSGNKLFIRDLEDPNGLLIPVVDDTESDNYIIENVGSKLYIVTNRNAPNQKIVTVDAKNPSTENWEDFIPETENVLSPNMGGGYFFTEYMVDAISKVFQYDYEGNLVREVQLPGVGSASGFGGKKDEKEFYFSFTNYNTPSSSYKYNVDTGEYEQYWKPEIDFNPNDYKSKQVFYASKDGTKIPMIITHKKGIELNGKNPTILYGYGGFNVSLTPSFSIVNAVWMEQGGVYAVPNLRGGGEYGKKWHNAGIKTKKQNVFDDFIAAAEYLIDNQYTSKEYLAIRGGSNGGLLVGATMTQRPDLMQVALPAVGVMDMLRYHTFTAGAGWAYDYGTSEESEEMFNYLKGYSPVHNVKEGTAYPATLVTTGDHDDRVVPAHSFKFAAELQEKQAGDNPTLIRIETNAGHGAGTPVSKTIEQYADIFGFTLFNMGFEELPNQSVLKEFKE is encoded by the coding sequence ATGCAAAAAACCATTTTCTTTTGCTTCACTGCCCTAGCTTTGCTGGCCTGCAAGACAGAAACAAAAAAAGAACCGATTGTTGTGAACTATCCAGAAACTGCAAAAGTAGATACTATAGACACCTATTTTGGAACAGAGGTACAGGATCCCTTCCGTTGGTTGGAAGATGACAGAAGCCCAGAAACCGAAGCTTGGGTAAAAAAACAGAACGAGACCACGTTCGGTTATTTGGAAAACATCCCTTACAGAAACGACCTAAAAAAACGGTTGGAAAAACTTTGGAACTACGAAAAGCTAAGTGCCCCTTTTAAAGAGGGCGACTATACATACTTCTACAAAAATAACGGGCTGCAGAACCAATATGTGGTTTACAGAAAAAAGGGCGACGCAGAGGCTGAGGTGTTCTTGGACCCAAATACCTTTTCTGAGGATGGCACTACTTCCTTGGCCGGATTGGAGTTTACCAAGGACGGTTCCCTTGCGGCCTATCTCATCTCGGAAGGGGGCAGCGATTGGCGAAAAGCCATCGTAATGAATGCGGAAACCAAGGAAATTGTGGAAGACACCTTGATAGATATTAAGTTCAGTAGTATTTCTTGGAAAGGGAACGACGGATTTTATTATTCCAGTTACGATAAGCCCAAAGGCAGTGAGCTTTCCGCTAAGACGGATCAGCACAAAGTATACTACCATAAATTGGGAACGCCACAATCGCAGGATGAATTGATTTATGGCGGCATACCAACAGAGAAACATCGCTATGTTGGGGCAAGTGTAACCGAGGATGAAAAATACCTTGTTATATCCGCGTCCATTTCTACTTCGGGGAACAAATTGTTCATTCGTGATCTAGAAGACCCCAACGGACTCCTAATTCCCGTTGTAGATGATACGGAATCGGACAATTACATCATTGAGAATGTAGGTTCCAAACTCTACATTGTTACCAATAGAAATGCACCCAATCAAAAAATCGTTACTGTGGATGCCAAAAACCCCTCCACGGAAAATTGGGAGGATTTTATCCCTGAAACAGAAAATGTCCTAAGTCCAAATATGGGAGGAGGTTACTTTTTCACGGAATACATGGTGGATGCCATTTCCAAAGTATTTCAGTACGATTATGAAGGGAATTTGGTGCGTGAGGTACAGCTTCCGGGCGTGGGAAGCGCCAGTGGTTTTGGCGGGAAAAAAGACGAAAAGGAATTCTATTTTTCGTTTACCAATTATAATACCCCTAGTTCGTCCTATAAATACAATGTAGACACCGGGGAGTACGAGCAATATTGGAAACCGGAAATCGATTTCAATCCAAATGATTATAAATCCAAACAAGTATTCTATGCTTCCAAGGACGGGACGAAAATCCCCATGATCATCACCCATAAAAAAGGAATCGAATTGAACGGAAAAAACCCTACTATCCTTTACGGTTATGGAGGTTTTAATGTAAGCCTTACCCCGTCGTTCAGTATAGTAAATGCCGTTTGGATGGAACAAGGCGGAGTCTATGCTGTTCCCAATCTACGAGGTGGTGGGGAATATGGAAAGAAATGGCACAATGCCGGTATCAAGACCAAAAAACAAAATGTGTTTGACGACTTCATAGCCGCGGCGGAATATCTCATCGACAACCAATACACCTCTAAGGAATATCTGGCCATCCGTGGAGGTTCCAATGGCGGACTTTTAGTAGGCGCCACCATGACCCAGCGCCCTGATTTGATGCAAGTGGCCCTGCCTGCCGTAGGTGTCATGGATATGCTTCGCTATCATACGTTTACCGCTGGAGCCGGTTGGGCCTATGACTATGGTACCTCGGAGGAAAGTGAGGAAATGTTCAACTATCTCAAGGGCTACTCCCCCGTTCATAATGTAAAGGAAGGAACGGCGTATCCTGCAACCTTGGTCACTACGGGCGATCATGATGACCGTGTGGTACCTGCCCATAGCTTTAAGTTTGCAGCGGAGCTGCAGGAAAAACAGGCCGGGGACAACCCAACCCTTATTCGAATCGAGACCAATGCCGGCCACGGTGCGGGAACTCCGGTAAGTAAGACCATAGAACAATATGCCGATATCTTTGGATTTACCCTTTTCAATATGGGCTTTGAGGAATTGCCCAACCAATCCGTTTTAAAGGAATTCAAGGAGTAA
- a CDS encoding aspartate-semialdehyde dehydrogenase, with amino-acid sequence MKVAVVGATGMVGEVMLKVLAERNFPISELLLVASERSIGKKMSYKGEEYTIIGLADAVAAKPQIAIFSAGGDTSLEWAPKFAEAGTTVVDNSSAWRMDPDKKLVVPEINADVLTAKDKIIANPNCSTIQLVMALAPLHKKYKMRRVIVSTYQSVSGTGLKAVKQLENEIAGVPGEMAYPYPIGRNALPHCDVFLENGYTKEEMKLAREPQKILDDRTFSVTATAVRIPTSGGHSESVNVEFHNDFDLNEVRQILNDTPGVTVQDNPDTNTYPMPIYAHDKDEVFVGRIRRDETNRNTLNMWIVADNLRKGAATNAVQIAEYLVEKSLV; translated from the coding sequence ATGAAGGTAGCTGTTGTAGGTGCCACTGGAATGGTAGGTGAGGTGATGTTGAAAGTATTGGCGGAACGTAATTTTCCCATTAGCGAACTTTTGTTGGTCGCCTCGGAACGATCTATTGGCAAAAAAATGTCTTACAAAGGTGAGGAATACACCATTATTGGATTGGCGGATGCCGTTGCGGCCAAACCGCAAATAGCCATTTTCTCCGCAGGTGGGGATACCTCCTTGGAATGGGCACCAAAATTTGCAGAGGCCGGAACTACCGTTGTGGACAATTCATCCGCTTGGCGTATGGACCCAGATAAGAAATTGGTGGTTCCAGAAATCAATGCAGATGTTTTAACTGCGAAGGACAAGATCATTGCCAACCCCAATTGCTCTACCATACAATTGGTAATGGCCCTTGCCCCGCTTCATAAAAAATATAAAATGAGACGGGTAATCGTTTCTACCTATCAATCGGTTTCCGGAACTGGGCTCAAGGCCGTCAAACAATTGGAAAATGAAATTGCCGGAGTACCTGGTGAAATGGCCTACCCGTATCCCATCGGCAGAAATGCATTGCCACATTGCGATGTTTTCCTTGAAAACGGTTATACCAAAGAAGAGATGAAACTGGCGCGTGAGCCACAAAAAATATTGGACGACAGGACATTTTCGGTAACGGCCACGGCCGTACGGATTCCAACTTCCGGCGGTCATTCGGAATCCGTCAATGTGGAATTCCACAATGATTTTGACCTTAACGAAGTCAGACAAATTCTAAACGATACGCCCGGGGTTACGGTACAGGACAATCCGGATACCAATACCTACCCCATGCCCATCTACGCCCACGACAAGGACGAGGTTTTTGTTGGAAGGATCCGTAGGGACGAAACCAATCGCAATACCTTAAATATGTGGATCGTTGCGGACAACCTTAGAAAAGGAGCCGCCACGAATGCGGTCCAAATTGCGGAATATTTAGTGGAAAAAAGCTTGGTCTAA
- the mscL gene encoding large conductance mechanosensitive channel protein MscL — protein MLKEFKNFIMTGNVIDLAVAVILAGAVGLVVNGFVSDIMMPIVGHFAGGLDFADMKIVLDEAVVGADGEVTKPENAIMYGKWVNAIINLITVGFVLFMIVKAYNKTKKKEEPAPEAPKGPTAEELLMEIRDALKK, from the coding sequence ATGCTAAAAGAATTTAAGAATTTTATTATGACCGGAAATGTCATCGACTTGGCAGTTGCGGTTATTCTTGCCGGGGCCGTTGGTCTTGTTGTCAATGGATTTGTCTCCGATATAATGATGCCCATCGTAGGCCATTTTGCCGGTGGACTTGACTTTGCGGATATGAAAATAGTATTGGACGAAGCCGTTGTGGGTGCCGATGGTGAAGTTACCAAACCGGAAAATGCCATCATGTACGGTAAATGGGTCAACGCCATCATCAATTTGATTACCGTAGGCTTTGTATTGTTTATGATCGTTAAGGCATACAACAAAACCAAAAAGAAGGAAGAACCTGCTCCAGAAGCACCAAAAGGCCCAACTGCAGAGGAGTTGCTTATGGAAATTAGGGATGCCTTAAAAAAGTAA
- the alr gene encoding alanine racemase: protein MPKAQETVLEIDLKSLEHNYRFLRTKLNPSTKFLSVVKAFAYGSDADQIALKLQELGTDYFAVAYVKEGVALRKAGITKPILVLHPQAVNFERLIEFQLEPSLYAFGILNQFMALLIQKKINRYPVHIKFNTGLNRLGFGEKDLESLFQLLQNQDNLEIVSLFSHLAATEDPQEEVFTKNQIALFEKISVEVANRLKIQPIRHILNTSGILNYSEAQYDMVRSGIGLYGYGNEAKFDAELKPIATLKTIISQIHHLSPNDTVGYNRAYVSKSPRVSATLPIGHADGIGRQYGKGKTFVLVNGQMAPIIGNVCMDMIMIDITDIPSKEGDEVVIFGPQLSAHDVAKTANTISYELITGISQRVKRIYTP, encoded by the coding sequence ATGCCTAAGGCCCAGGAGACCGTTCTGGAAATAGACTTGAAGTCTCTGGAACATAATTATCGTTTTTTGCGCACCAAATTGAATCCGAGTACCAAATTTCTTTCTGTGGTCAAGGCTTTTGCCTACGGTAGCGATGCGGACCAAATCGCATTGAAATTACAGGAGCTAGGCACGGATTATTTTGCGGTGGCCTATGTTAAGGAAGGGGTTGCCCTGAGAAAAGCGGGTATTACGAAACCAATTTTGGTGCTCCACCCACAAGCCGTTAATTTTGAAAGGCTGATAGAGTTCCAGTTGGAACCAAGTCTTTATGCCTTTGGCATACTGAACCAATTCATGGCATTGTTGATACAGAAAAAAATCAACCGATATCCCGTACATATCAAGTTCAATACCGGATTGAACCGATTGGGGTTTGGGGAAAAGGATTTGGAATCCCTTTTTCAATTATTGCAAAATCAGGATAATCTGGAAATAGTTTCCCTATTTTCCCATTTAGCCGCTACCGAAGACCCCCAGGAAGAAGTATTTACCAAAAACCAAATTGCTCTCTTTGAAAAAATAAGTGTGGAAGTAGCTAATCGGTTGAAAATTCAACCTATAAGGCATATTCTCAATACTTCTGGCATTCTGAATTATTCGGAAGCCCAATATGATATGGTCCGAAGCGGAATAGGCTTATACGGTTACGGGAACGAAGCGAAATTTGATGCGGAACTAAAGCCCATTGCCACCTTAAAAACCATCATTTCACAAATACACCATTTGAGCCCAAACGATACCGTAGGCTATAACAGGGCCTATGTTTCAAAGTCTCCCCGTGTTTCGGCTACCTTGCCCATTGGCCATGCAGATGGTATTGGAAGGCAATATGGAAAAGGTAAAACCTTTGTGTTGGTCAACGGTCAAATGGCACCCATTATAGGAAATGTCTGTATGGATATGATCATGATCGATATTACGGATATACCCAGTAAGGAAGGGGATGAGGTAGTGATATTTGGACCTCAGCTATCGGCCCATGACGTGGCAAAAACCGCAAACACCATCTCCTATGAGTTGATTACAGGTATTTCACAACGGGTCAAAAGAATTTATACCCCATAA
- a CDS encoding thymidine kinase, with product MFLENTVNHQEQFGWIEVIAGSMFSGKTEELIRRLKRAQFAKLKVEIFKPMVDTRYDDDMVVSHDANEIRSTPVPAAANIRILADTCDVIGIDEAQFFDDEIITVCNDLANKGIRVIVAGLDMDFKGNPFGPMPALMATAEYVTKVHAICTRTGNLANYSFRKSNNDKLVMLGETNEYEPLSRGAFFKAMLKEKVKHMKVDSEEIKNPNNKSNA from the coding sequence ATGTTTCTCGAAAACACCGTTAATCACCAAGAACAATTCGGCTGGATCGAGGTCATTGCAGGCTCCATGTTTTCGGGTAAGACCGAGGAATTGATACGCAGGCTAAAAAGGGCCCAGTTCGCCAAGCTTAAAGTAGAGATTTTTAAGCCCATGGTAGATACGCGATATGATGACGATATGGTGGTTTCCCACGATGCCAACGAAATTCGTTCTACCCCGGTGCCCGCCGCCGCCAACATTCGTATTTTGGCCGATACCTGCGATGTGATAGGTATTGATGAGGCACAGTTTTTTGACGATGAGATCATAACCGTTTGCAACGACCTTGCCAACAAGGGTATCCGGGTAATCGTAGCGGGGTTGGACATGGATTTTAAGGGAAACCCTTTTGGCCCTATGCCCGCGCTCATGGCCACTGCGGAATATGTGACCAAAGTACATGCCATTTGCACGAGAACGGGCAATTTGGCCAATTACAGTTTTCGTAAATCCAATAACGATAAGCTTGTAATGCTAGGTGAAACAAATGAATACGAGCCCTTGAGCCGCGGAGCATTTTTCAAGGCCATGCTAAAGGAGAAAGTGAAGCATATGAAGGTAGATTCAGAGGAAATTAAAAATCCTAATAATAAATCAAATGCCTAA
- the rsmI gene encoding 16S rRNA (cytidine(1402)-2'-O)-methyltransferase: protein MGKLYIVPTPIGNLEDITLRAIRVLKEADLILAEDTRTSGKLLQHLAVTTPMQSHHMHNEHKTVSGLVERIQGGKTVALISDAGTPAISDPGFLLTRACVEAGVEVECLPGATAFVPALVNSGLPNDKFVFEGFLPVKKGRQTRLTLLSEETRTMIFYESPHKLLKTLTNFVAYFGADRPVSVSRELTKMYEEIVRGTAEEVLKHYTEKPPKGEIVIVVGGKK, encoded by the coding sequence ATGGGAAAACTATATATTGTGCCAACGCCCATTGGCAACTTGGAGGATATTACCCTAAGGGCCATTCGGGTTTTAAAAGAAGCTGACTTGATTTTGGCCGAAGACACCCGTACCAGTGGAAAGCTTTTACAACATTTGGCGGTGACTACGCCCATGCAAAGCCACCATATGCACAATGAACACAAAACGGTTTCCGGACTTGTGGAACGGATTCAAGGAGGTAAAACGGTTGCCTTGATTTCTGATGCGGGAACGCCCGCCATTTCCGACCCCGGGTTTTTATTGACCCGCGCTTGTGTGGAAGCCGGTGTGGAAGTGGAATGCCTGCCCGGGGCCACGGCCTTTGTACCCGCCTTGGTCAATAGTGGTCTCCCCAACGATAAATTTGTTTTTGAGGGTTTTTTGCCCGTGAAAAAAGGAAGACAGACAAGACTGACCCTTTTGTCCGAAGAAACCAGAACGATGATTTTTTACGAATCCCCCCATAAATTGCTCAAGACATTGACCAATTTTGTAGCGTATTTTGGTGCGGATCGTCCCGTTTCCGTATCCAGGGAACTTACCAAAATGTACGAGGAAATCGTTAGGGGAACAGCGGAAGAAGTTCTAAAACACTATACTGAAAAGCCCCCAAAAGGTGAAATAGTGATTGTCGTGGGGGGTAAAAAATAA